The following coding sequences lie in one Liolophura sinensis isolate JHLJ2023 chromosome 4, CUHK_Ljap_v2, whole genome shotgun sequence genomic window:
- the LOC135464652 gene encoding sn-1 acyl-lipid omega-3 desaturase (ferredoxin)-like, translating to MAASKIKEATCGNKPETFPTVVDIKKNIPKYCFEPKVSTSMYYVARDFVAIASLHLIFELISISLPWYVVYTVAPGYMFMKGTFFLALFIIGHDCCHGSFSSSSILSDVVGAALHTFLLMPYSCWKFSHRVHHKNTCNIDKDEMFYPLRKENARLQPANTHSLFWKAYLALESGPRSLLCYDLLVRTYMYAGRLMASAMSILFNILWATVLYRYAMHYGWGSLVLHYLIPVVTYVSWGFVITFLQHADDDIAWASGHKWNYMHGQLSTVDRHYGWLHGIIHNVGTHQIHHLFPKSHTIIWRKPLWLSGRVTHILCELMPIRFFRPFFSYMGSTYEVV from the coding sequence ATGGCTGCGTCAAAGATAAAGGAGGCTACGTGTGGAAATAAACCAGAGACGTTTCCCACTGTggttgacataaaaaaaaatataccaaagTATTGCTTTGAGCCAAAAGTGTCGACGTCTATGTATTATGTTGCGCGTGACTTTGTGGCCATAGCTTCTCTGCACCTGATTTTCGAGTTGATAAGCATTTCATTGCCATGGTACGTGGTGTACACTGTCGCGCCCGGCTACATGTTCATGAAGGGAACATTTTTTCTCGCTCTTTTCATCATAGGGCACGACTGTTGCCATGGGTCGTTTTCCAGTAGCAGTATTCTGAGTGACGTTGTTGGCGCTGCTTTGCACACCTTTCTCCTGATGCCTTACAGCTGTTGGAAGTTCTCGCATCGAGTCCACCACAAGAACACTTGTAATATAGACAAGGACGAAATGTTTTACCCCCTTAGGAAGGAGAATGCTCGCTTGCAACCAGCAAACACGCACAGTCTGTTCTGGAAAGCGTACTTGGCCTTGGAGTCTGGGCCGAGATCTCTCCTGTGTTATGACCTTCTAGTACGTACCTATATGTACGCAGGACGCCTAATGGCAAGCGCTATGTCGATACTATTCAATATTCTCTGGGCCACGGTGTTATATAGGTACGCGATGCACTACGGCTGGGGTTCTTTAGTGCTACATTATTTAATTCCGGTGGTCACCTATGTCTCATGGGGTTTCGTCATCACATTCCTTCAACACGCAGATGATGACATCGCCTGGGCATCTGGTCATAAATGGAACTACATGCATGGGCAGTTGAGCACAGTGGATCGGCACTATGGATGGTTGCATGGAATAATTCATAATGTAGGCACTCATCAGATCCATCATCTCTTTCCAAAATCCCACACTATTATTTGGAGGAAGCCACTGTGGCTTTCAGGAAGAGTTACCCACATCTTGTGCGAGTTAATGCCGATCCGATTCTTCCGtccttttttcagttatatgggaAGTACGTACGAAGTCGTCTAG